From the genome of Streptomyces ficellus:
GCCACGGTCGCCGAGCGGGCGCGACGCAGTGCGTACCTCTCGTTGTCCGGCGGGGAGTTGGCGGCGGAGGAGCTGACCGAGGCGGCGGGCGGGAGGGGCGGTCTGGCGGTGGTGCTGCTGGCCGCGTGCCGCAGCCATGTGTCCGGCCGGGGACACAACGAGGCGTACAGTCTCGCCACGGCGTTCATGGTGGCGGGGGCGCGGTCGGTGGTCGGTTCGCTGTGGCCGGTGCCCGACGACGCGACGTCCGTGCTCATGTTCATGGTGCACCACTTCCTGCGCCGGGAGGGCGAGCCGCCGGCGAAGGCGTTGCGCCGGGCCCAGTTGTGGATGCTGGACCCGGCGCGGGAGTTGCCCGCCGGGCTGCCGCCGGTGCTGGCCGAGCGGGCGCGGCGGGTGGACCCGGACGACCTGAGTTCGTGGGCCGGGTTCACGCACCTGGGGCGCTAGGTCGTGTTGGGGCCGGACCGGCCGGGCCGTCAGAGCTCCGGGACGACGGTGCGCAGGCGGACGGTCCGGGTCGCCCACCGGTGGCCGGCCGGGGCGGGCACCGCTCCCATGTCGCGGGCGGCGACGGGAGCGGCGGCGTCCCAGGGGCGCTGGTGGTAGGGCACGGTGTTGAGTTCACTCGTCGAAACGATCAGTTTCAGCCAGTCCTGGGTGCTCGCTCCGGGGACGACGGGCCGGCCGGCGGGCAGGGAGAGCTGGACCGGATCGCCGTCCAGGGCGTGTCCGGTGCGGCCGGGCCCGATGAAGTGGCCCGGATACAGGGACGTGTGACTGGCGTAGCTGTCGGTCAGGTCGACCAGGACGCACCACAACGTGCGGTCGACGGAGCGGTTGTGCAGCCGTACGCGGACCTTCGGCGCCCGGAACCCGTCGGGGCCGGGCGTGTAGGCGCACACGAGGTCGCCATTCCCGTCCGGTACGAGGGGCTCGTCACCGTCGAAGGGGGTGATCTCCACGCGGACCAGACCGTCCAGCGCGGAGGGGCCGGGCGCAAGGTCGCGGATCTGGTGCCAGCGGGTCAGGTGGGTCAGGCACGCGGCGACCCGATCGGCGTCCTCGCGGCCGGTGAGCGCGAGGGCGTCGGTGAAGGGCGTGCCGTCGTGGCGCAGGACGTGGGCGCGGGTGCCCTCGATGTGGACGCGCAGGTGGAGGTCGCCGGGCCCGGGGCCGGCCGTGCCGTCGGTCAGCTCCAGCAGGGGGGAGGCGGCGATGCTGCGGCGCAGGTCGTCCTCGGCGCCGGTCCGGCCGGACGCGGTCGCGTTCACGGCTCCGGTCGTGGTCGTGGCCGTCGTGACGGTGACGGCAGCGGGGGGCTGCGGCAGGGCGGTGAGCGCGACCGGGTGCGCCCGGCCGGGCGAGGGCGTCCAGTCGACCGGGTCCACGAGGGTGCGGCCGGCCTCCACCACGCGTGCCCGTACGGCGGCTCCGGCGCCCGGGGTGCCCCCGTCGGGGGTCAGCGGGGCGAACAGGGCGCCCGCCCCGGCCGTACCCTCCGGCAGGCCGTGCACCGCACCGCAGTCGACCTCCCAGCCGTCCGCGCCGAGACGCAACAGGTACGGGGCGGGGGCGCGGCGGGGCGCACCGCCCAGGAACGGCAGGTCGGCGACCCCGCCGGCCTCCGCCGGGTACAGCACCGGCCGCTGCCACCCGCCGGAGCGGCGCAGCCGGGCGTCGGCGGCGGACAGGAGCGTGCGGTAGCTGGCGTCCGGGGCGGCGTCGCGCACCGCGCCGAGCAGGGCGTGGGTGAAGGCGCCGTGGCGCCGGCCGTCGTGGTCGCCCTCGTACGACAGCTGGTCGAGCCGGCTGGCGGCCATCAGGACGTGGCGCGGTACCGGCCCGCCCCCGGATCCGGCATCCCGGACTGCGGGCGAAGGCTCCGCGGGTGGAGGGGTGTTGTCGTCGAGTCTCCAGTGGGCGGCGGGCGGGGCGTAGCGCGCGGTGCGCCGGGGGTCGCGGGTGGCGCCGCCGGAGAAGCAGCAGTCGAGGATGGCGGCGACGTGGGCGCCGCGCGCCGCGACGGCGTCCAGGTGCGCGCCCAACCGCTTGTCGAGCAGCGGTCCGTCGGCGCAGACGAGGGCCTGGTTGCGGCCGGTGGCCTCGATGCGCAGGTGCGCCTCGTCCACCGCCCGGGACTGTGTTCCGTGGCCGGAGAACCAGAACAGCGCGGTGTCGCCCGGTCCCGCCTGCCCCAAGTGGTCGCGGATGCCGGCCTCGACGGCCTCGCGGGTCGCGTCGGCGTTCAGCAGCGTGACCATGCGGAGTCCGCCGGCCGGCACGCGGTCGCGGACGAGCCCGCCCGCCGCGGCGATGTCGTTGAGACAGCCGGCGAGCGGCG
Proteins encoded in this window:
- a CDS encoding caspase family protein; this encodes MGSFYALMAGIDDYPPAVATPLAGCLNDIAAAGGLVRDRVPAGGLRMVTLLNADATREAVEAGIRDHLGQAGPGDTALFWFSGHGTQSRAVDEAHLRIEATGRNQALVCADGPLLDKRLGAHLDAVAARGAHVAAILDCCFSGGATRDPRRTARYAPPAAHWRLDDNTPPPAEPSPAVRDAGSGGGPVPRHVLMAASRLDQLSYEGDHDGRRHGAFTHALLGAVRDAAPDASYRTLLSAADARLRRSGGWQRPVLYPAEAGGVADLPFLGGAPRRAPAPYLLRLGADGWEVDCGAVHGLPEGTAGAGALFAPLTPDGGTPGAGAAVRARVVEAGRTLVDPVDWTPSPGRAHPVALTALPQPPAAVTVTTATTTTGAVNATASGRTGAEDDLRRSIAASPLLELTDGTAGPGPGDLHLRVHIEGTRAHVLRHDGTPFTDALALTGREDADRVAACLTHLTRWHQIRDLAPGPSALDGLVRVEITPFDGDEPLVPDGNGDLVCAYTPGPDGFRAPKVRVRLHNRSVDRTLWCVLVDLTDSYASHTSLYPGHFIGPGRTGHALDGDPVQLSLPAGRPVVPGASTQDWLKLIVSTSELNTVPYHQRPWDAAAPVAARDMGAVPAPAGHRWATRTVRLRTVVPEL